The following proteins come from a genomic window of Flavobacteriales bacterium:
- a CDS encoding DUF5723 family protein, with translation MRKSIIVCVILTWSFGARAQFRNEVYSNWDGGYAVGAFGRYQASTNAITSNLLWNTYQGKFLSRSLREKVSNLHGKSNRVGADLDYGIFAKHIPDSTKGIGWFIKVADRTHINANYPKALFDLASFGNAMFAGETIDLAPTELNLLMYTQYEVGILKNVIKPKGKWNIGFGVSLLTGKRNLQLKIDQAQLYTDPDGEFIDGEIHGSLRSSSLSSAQYFDANGIGFSASVNIGYGTEKFGIRFEADDLGIIRWSKNLKQTDLDTIFRFEGIDLNLFPSDGGSIISANLDSIVNGLATKKSASSYNTTVPGRMRIEGHYMINSTKQWRVYAGVQYRIAPGYIPYAFIGTDSKLGKGFYIDGRFAYGGFGSWNLGLELRKRFAEVVEVRIGTNNLEGYVLPMIGTSQSAYISIIGFF, from the coding sequence GTGAGAAAAAGCATCATCGTCTGCGTTATTCTAACTTGGAGTTTCGGTGCTCGTGCTCAGTTTAGAAATGAGGTTTACTCTAATTGGGATGGTGGATATGCTGTGGGTGCCTTTGGCAGATATCAGGCTAGCACCAATGCCATCACCAGCAATCTTCTTTGGAACACATACCAAGGGAAATTCCTAAGTCGCAGCCTGAGAGAGAAAGTGAGCAATCTGCATGGGAAATCCAATCGTGTTGGTGCCGATCTTGACTACGGCATATTCGCGAAACACATTCCAGACAGTACCAAAGGAATTGGCTGGTTCATCAAGGTTGCCGACCGCACACACATCAACGCAAATTATCCAAAGGCACTTTTTGATCTAGCGAGTTTTGGCAACGCCATGTTTGCAGGCGAAACAATTGACCTTGCACCTACGGAACTCAACTTATTGATGTACACGCAATATGAAGTTGGCATTCTAAAAAACGTCATCAAACCAAAAGGAAAATGGAATATTGGTTTTGGCGTTTCGCTACTTACAGGCAAACGAAATCTTCAATTGAAGATTGACCAAGCACAATTATACACCGATCCAGATGGTGAATTCATAGATGGGGAAATACACGGAAGTTTGCGTTCTTCTTCTCTTTCCAGCGCCCAATATTTTGATGCCAATGGCATTGGTTTCAGTGCCTCCGTCAACATCGGTTACGGCACAGAAAAGTTCGGAATTCGTTTTGAGGCAGATGATCTTGGGATTATCCGTTGGTCTAAGAATCTCAAACAGACCGATCTTGATACCATTTTCAGGTTTGAAGGAATTGACCTCAATCTCTTCCCGTCTGATGGTGGCTCCATTATTTCAGCCAATCTCGATTCGATTGTCAATGGACTAGCAACCAAGAAATCTGCATCTTCTTACAACACAACTGTTCCTGGAAGAATGAGGATTGAAGGACATTATATGATCAACAGCACCAAGCAATGGCGCGTGTATGCAGGCGTTCAGTATCGAATTGCGCCAGGCTACATTCCGTATGCTTTTATCGGAACAGATTCCAAACTAGGCAAGGGATTTTATATCGATGGCCGGTTTGCGTACGGTGGCTTTGGCAGTTGGAACCTTGGCCTGGAACTGCGAAAGCGATTTGCAGAGGTGGTTGAAGTGAGAATTGGAACAAATAATCTTGAAGGTTATGTCCTTCCGATGATTGGCACTTCGCAAAGCGCGTACATCAGCATCATCGGATTCTTCTAA